From Streptomyces qinzhouensis, one genomic window encodes:
- a CDS encoding type II toxin-antitoxin system RelE/ParE family toxin — translation MELLPFRLYRRVEDKADRLLGEPTTLGEPYSRHLGGKLRELRFELDGEAVRIPYWLAPGQRIVLLTVFRKTRMREAAEVERAHQAQKVCEAEHGPAEHTYDRRKES, via the coding sequence CTGGAGCTACTTCCGTTCCGCCTCTACCGGCGAGTGGAGGACAAGGCGGACCGTCTCTTGGGCGAGCCGACCACGCTTGGCGAGCCGTACTCGCGTCACCTGGGCGGCAAGCTACGTGAGCTGCGGTTCGAGCTGGACGGCGAGGCCGTGCGCATCCCGTACTGGCTCGCCCCCGGGCAGCGGATCGTCCTGCTGACGGTATTCCGTAAGACGAGGATGCGTGAGGCGGCGGAAGTCGAGCGCGCGCATCAGGCCCAGAAGGTCTGCGAGGCCGAGCACGGCCCTGCTGAGCACACCTACGATCGCCGAAAGGAGAGTTGA
- a CDS encoding PIN domain-containing protein, translated as MSPTARATLHRPRQRVFVFDSEALSKAVQGNREMTALIKAAPRLDIPIVTSALTILEAWDPREKSRQALWNWTLSRIRVVHTDDQVIAIARDMLRAAGLHGHKYAIDAVLAAVAGREAVRGAQATVFTSDTDDMSQLLEGHSVRIEKV; from the coding sequence GTGAGCCCCACCGCCCGAGCGACGCTGCACCGGCCGCGGCAGCGCGTCTTTGTCTTCGACTCCGAGGCTCTCTCCAAGGCAGTTCAAGGCAACCGGGAGATGACCGCGCTGATCAAGGCGGCTCCCCGGCTGGACATCCCGATCGTCACCTCGGCGCTCACGATTCTGGAAGCATGGGACCCTCGAGAAAAGTCGAGGCAGGCACTGTGGAACTGGACCCTGTCCCGAATCCGAGTCGTACACACTGACGACCAAGTGATCGCCATAGCACGCGACATGCTGAGAGCAGCCGGCCTGCACGGGCACAAGTACGCCATCGATGCCGTTCTGGCGGCTGTGGCCGGGCGGGAGGCGGTGCGAGGAGCTCAGGCAACCGTCTTCACCTCGGACACCGACGACATGAGTCAGCTCCTTGAGGGACACTCCGTGCGAATCGAGAAGGTCTGA
- a CDS encoding FG-GAP-like repeat-containing protein, with protein MIRPQTRRAARRQRALGRTALAVTLAVTAGMGTAVGTAVAEPRGASADPVVVSPGARFVPRATIVLNAGETGFLTAQEGDDRLRWIDYATGATTVLDHRLPEPLAYNVDDYRFVRYPSDFGHGSDTVALYSASPAPRVTLQQRAGGGPVTTIPVPEGQTYVATYGDTVITRTGPENAAASLHLLNVKDGAVQERKVEGLPAGWTLTISEGDARSVAVRGIKWENSSMSQGWWVVDLATGGVKALSERGESVSFDRDTVFHYGAPSNSAAQVYRRDDLNAEPTTVDLRDVASYDDVVRRLGDEFVTVSPPGPGNEGGYRGNPLDLRDTTGSRQSLLAVAATSVHRTPDGSLLVAGAETNTTYGALDWAYYLFTPAADGTVARKRLADIEDREAKPAGISLGSGILTTADDSQHYSPATTIGGYRSTWLKTSGRPEELNSTVDATVSGRDSDGCSPVEGSYCVSMFASGDGHHGRKAGTEQDVTMLYKNGAALWGPRVTSGLGSPELVDLSGRFGVVNQAWGGHQAVLHFKEGDTGKVVLNREPVAASVWGNTLWSALGRWNDTSSGVSTRVEAKDLSTGTATVSFDAGCVPSDLQAVGRWTYWRCSDYWHDFKGAGVYDRQTGRSLKLGSDETLLGDGYLVRRSAAAGLTLVDFRSGFPAGAKEADLPQRVVATAAELGDRTLRRSGWTVDRFGGHIAYTGTDRRVRIVPSGVPASGIAAIDADTPAADFTAGVWTPRWWLSKPAASWTLTLKNKATGATVRTLSGGEARGLIAPEWNGADTAGKSVPTGSYTWTLTAKPADGVQADLSVTGTVPVVGRGPAVRRDYVGDDGYPDLYARGTNGSLHIYRGNAAGTVSAKADGGTWPTTSTLVPFGDLDGDGANDTLVTEKDGSLYRYSPERGKVVTPDTPRTKTGGGWAAFDGLTYSGDLTDDGLPDLVARQTATGDLYLFAGTKTGGLSRTGRIGTSWKSLTIVGAGALNGDQHADLIARTANGDLYRYYGTGKGTISSGTKIGSGWGGMADFVGIGDLTADGRDDILGRTKTGDLYRYAGNGTGGIGTGAKIGTGWKSFTSVG; from the coding sequence GTGATTCGTCCGCAGACCAGACGGGCCGCGCGCCGGCAGCGCGCGCTCGGCCGTACCGCTCTCGCTGTCACGCTGGCGGTGACCGCCGGAATGGGGACGGCGGTGGGGACGGCCGTCGCCGAGCCCCGCGGCGCGTCCGCCGATCCCGTCGTCGTCAGCCCGGGGGCCCGCTTCGTGCCCCGTGCCACCATCGTCCTGAACGCCGGTGAGACGGGGTTCCTCACCGCCCAGGAGGGTGACGACCGGCTCCGCTGGATCGACTACGCCACCGGGGCGACGACCGTTCTCGACCACCGGCTGCCGGAGCCGCTCGCGTACAACGTGGACGACTACCGCTTCGTGCGGTATCCGTCGGACTTCGGTCACGGCTCCGACACCGTCGCCCTCTACTCGGCGTCCCCGGCCCCGCGCGTGACGCTCCAGCAGCGGGCCGGCGGCGGACCGGTCACCACGATCCCGGTACCGGAGGGCCAGACGTACGTCGCGACCTATGGCGACACCGTCATCACCCGGACCGGTCCCGAGAACGCGGCCGCGAGCCTGCACCTCCTGAACGTCAAGGACGGCGCGGTGCAGGAGCGGAAGGTGGAGGGGCTGCCGGCGGGGTGGACGCTCACCATCAGCGAGGGCGACGCCCGGTCCGTCGCCGTCCGCGGCATCAAATGGGAGAACAGCTCCATGTCCCAGGGGTGGTGGGTCGTCGACCTCGCCACCGGCGGTGTGAAGGCGCTCTCCGAGCGCGGCGAAAGCGTCTCCTTCGACCGGGACACGGTCTTCCACTACGGCGCCCCGTCCAACAGCGCCGCCCAGGTGTACCGCCGTGACGATCTGAACGCGGAGCCGACCACCGTCGATCTGCGGGACGTGGCCTCGTACGACGATGTCGTACGGCGTCTCGGCGACGAGTTCGTCACCGTGTCCCCGCCCGGCCCCGGCAACGAGGGCGGATACCGGGGCAACCCGCTCGACCTGCGCGACACCACGGGAAGCCGGCAATCCCTGCTGGCCGTCGCCGCCACCTCGGTGCACCGCACACCCGACGGTTCGCTCCTGGTGGCCGGCGCGGAGACGAACACCACCTACGGCGCGCTCGACTGGGCGTACTACCTCTTCACCCCCGCCGCGGACGGCACCGTCGCCCGCAAGCGGCTGGCGGACATCGAGGACCGGGAGGCCAAGCCGGCCGGTATCTCGCTGGGCAGCGGCATCCTCACCACGGCCGACGACTCGCAGCACTACAGCCCGGCCACCACCATCGGCGGCTACCGGAGCACCTGGCTGAAGACCTCCGGCCGTCCGGAGGAGCTGAACTCGACCGTCGACGCCACCGTGTCCGGCCGGGACAGCGACGGCTGCAGTCCCGTCGAGGGCAGCTACTGCGTGTCCATGTTCGCGAGCGGCGACGGGCATCACGGCCGCAAGGCCGGGACCGAGCAGGACGTCACCATGCTCTACAAGAACGGCGCCGCCCTCTGGGGCCCGCGAGTGACCTCCGGGCTCGGCAGCCCGGAACTCGTCGATCTCTCGGGCCGGTTCGGTGTGGTGAACCAGGCATGGGGCGGCCACCAGGCGGTCCTCCACTTCAAGGAAGGCGACACCGGGAAGGTCGTCCTGAACCGGGAGCCGGTCGCGGCCTCCGTCTGGGGCAACACCCTGTGGAGCGCCCTCGGCCGGTGGAACGACACCAGCTCGGGCGTTTCGACCCGGGTGGAGGCGAAGGACCTTTCGACGGGTACCGCCACCGTGTCCTTCGACGCGGGCTGTGTCCCCAGTGATCTCCAGGCCGTGGGCCGCTGGACGTACTGGCGGTGCAGCGACTACTGGCACGACTTCAAGGGCGCCGGCGTCTACGACCGGCAGACCGGGCGTTCGCTGAAGCTCGGGTCCGACGAGACGCTCCTCGGCGACGGCTATCTGGTCCGCCGTTCGGCGGCGGCCGGTCTCACCCTCGTCGACTTCCGCAGTGGATTCCCGGCCGGTGCCAAGGAGGCCGACCTGCCCCAGCGGGTGGTCGCCACCGCCGCCGAGCTCGGTGACCGGACCCTGCGGCGGTCCGGGTGGACCGTCGACCGCTTCGGCGGCCATATCGCCTATACGGGCACGGACCGCCGGGTGCGGATCGTCCCGTCCGGCGTGCCGGCCTCCGGGATCGCCGCCATCGACGCCGACACGCCCGCGGCGGACTTCACGGCGGGTGTCTGGACGCCGCGTTGGTGGCTGTCGAAGCCGGCGGCGTCGTGGACGCTGACGCTGAAGAACAAGGCGACCGGGGCGACCGTGCGGACGCTCTCCGGCGGAGAGGCCCGGGGGCTGATCGCGCCGGAGTGGAACGGCGCGGACACGGCCGGGAAGTCCGTCCCGACCGGTTCCTACACCTGGACCCTCACCGCGAAGCCCGCCGACGGTGTCCAGGCGGACCTCTCCGTCACCGGGACGGTGCCGGTGGTGGGCCGGGGCCCCGCCGTACGCCGCGACTACGTCGGCGACGACGGCTATCCGGACCTCTACGCCCGCGGCACCAACGGCTCCCTGCACATCTACCGGGGCAACGCCGCCGGCACCGTATCGGCGAAGGCCGACGGCGGCACCTGGCCGACGACTTCCACCCTCGTGCCCTTCGGTGACCTCGACGGCGACGGCGCCAACGACACCCTGGTCACCGAGAAGGACGGCTCCCTCTACCGCTACTCCCCCGAGCGCGGCAAGGTCGTCACCCCGGACACCCCGCGGACGAAGACCGGCGGCGGCTGGGCGGCCTTCGACGGCCTGACCTACTCGGGCGACCTCACCGACGACGGCCTGCCGGACCTGGTGGCCCGGCAGACCGCGACCGGTGACCTGTATCTGTTCGCGGGCACCAAGACCGGCGGTCTCAGCCGCACCGGCCGGATCGGTACCAGCTGGAAGAGCCTGACCATCGTCGGCGCGGGGGCCCTCAACGGCGACCAGCACGCCGATCTGATCGCCCGCACCGCCAACGGCGACCTCTACCGCTACTACGGCACCGGCAAGGGCACCATCTCCTCCGGCACGAAGATCGGCTCCGGCTGGGGCGGCATGGCGGACTTCGTCGGCATCGGCGACCTCACCGCCGACGGCCGGGACGACATCCTCGGCCGCACCAAGACCGGTGATCTGTACCGCTACGCCGGCAACGGCACCGGCGGTATCGGCACCGGCGCCAAGATCGGCACCGGCTGGAAGAGCTTCACCAGCGTCGGCTAG
- a CDS encoding restriction endonuclease: MSRRSSGLVGIWAEAQRQQQRQSEAQARYQRDREREQRAQQREVARRQREQRAAYRELREAEARRRTQELDARVAALQGLLVAGCRAPVFRAGALLRAESVEPFAPGRLAEPVRMPDQNAYQAGGGWTAARRAQAQAEARARFERDWHTAQAAEARRQQQLAAYRAEYQRWADARLGEVRRHNAGISEMTAGLRSGDPEATVEYFSAALYASEGWPADLPRQVSAAYDPGARQLVINWELPRYDIVPEVKSVRYLVGADQEKESPRPVTQRRALYREVLAQCLLLVLHDLFAADEFGALESVALNGFVDDHDPATGRRAAIFLGTVMASRSTFTALRLEQVSAVNCLVDGLRGQLSARPDQYAAVRPGRVPEDIGQGVVTHGGGEEPDLYAMDPIAFEELVAELFRAMGMQAVSTQRSHDGGVDVDALDPAPIRGGKIVVQVKRYRNTVPPTAVRDLYGTVQDAGANKGVLVTTSGFGPGSHTFANGKPLELVSGPELVDLLHRHGLRGRLVGGGRPVPAQRTGPADETPAGDHNVLGMGWSGRVALDICVLVCHGGRVLDDDHFVFFNNPRTPDGSVRALIPVAPDKAAVQVSFDALPARADRLVIVAAVDPETNPTADLSGFTDAGIRLLDAEGTPLDRLGVSDGRPGETALVLGSFRRRANGDWEFVAGGKGYGGGLEELIQEYGIEVE, encoded by the coding sequence ATGAGTCGTCGCTCCAGTGGGTTGGTCGGGATCTGGGCCGAGGCGCAGCGGCAGCAGCAGCGGCAGTCGGAGGCGCAGGCCCGGTATCAGCGGGACCGGGAGAGGGAGCAGCGGGCCCAGCAGCGGGAGGTGGCCCGGCGGCAGCGGGAGCAGCGGGCCGCCTATCGGGAGTTGCGGGAGGCGGAGGCCCGGCGGCGGACGCAGGAGCTGGACGCGCGGGTGGCGGCGCTTCAGGGGCTGCTGGTGGCGGGGTGCCGGGCTCCGGTGTTCCGGGCGGGGGCGCTGCTGCGGGCGGAGTCGGTGGAGCCGTTCGCCCCCGGGCGGCTGGCGGAGCCCGTACGGATGCCGGATCAGAACGCGTATCAGGCGGGCGGTGGTTGGACCGCGGCACGGCGGGCGCAGGCGCAGGCGGAGGCGCGGGCCCGGTTCGAGCGGGACTGGCATACGGCGCAGGCCGCGGAGGCCCGGCGGCAGCAGCAGCTGGCCGCCTATCGGGCGGAGTACCAGCGGTGGGCCGATGCCCGGCTGGGGGAGGTCCGGCGGCACAACGCGGGGATCTCGGAGATGACGGCGGGGCTGCGGAGCGGGGATCCCGAGGCCACGGTGGAGTACTTCTCGGCCGCTCTGTACGCCTCGGAGGGGTGGCCGGCGGATCTGCCGCGCCAGGTGTCGGCGGCGTACGACCCGGGCGCCCGGCAGTTGGTGATCAACTGGGAGCTGCCCCGGTACGACATCGTGCCGGAGGTGAAGTCGGTACGGTATCTGGTCGGCGCGGATCAGGAGAAGGAGTCGCCGCGGCCGGTCACCCAGCGCCGGGCGCTGTACCGCGAGGTGCTCGCGCAGTGTCTGCTGCTGGTTCTGCACGATCTTTTCGCGGCGGACGAGTTCGGGGCGCTGGAGTCGGTGGCGCTGAACGGGTTCGTGGACGATCACGATCCGGCGACCGGCCGGCGGGCCGCCATCTTCCTGGGCACCGTGATGGCGTCGCGTTCGACGTTCACCGCGCTGCGTCTGGAGCAGGTGAGCGCCGTGAACTGTCTGGTGGACGGGTTGCGGGGGCAGTTGTCCGCGCGCCCCGACCAGTATGCGGCGGTGCGGCCGGGGCGGGTTCCCGAGGACATCGGTCAGGGGGTCGTCACCCATGGCGGTGGTGAGGAGCCCGATCTGTACGCGATGGACCCGATCGCCTTCGAGGAACTGGTCGCCGAGCTGTTCCGGGCGATGGGCATGCAGGCCGTGTCGACCCAGCGTTCGCATGACGGCGGGGTGGACGTCGACGCGCTCGATCCGGCGCCGATCCGGGGCGGGAAGATCGTCGTCCAGGTGAAGCGCTATCGGAACACCGTGCCGCCGACGGCCGTCCGTGATCTGTACGGCACGGTCCAGGACGCCGGTGCCAACAAGGGCGTGCTGGTCACGACGTCGGGTTTCGGTCCCGGTTCGCACACCTTCGCCAATGGCAAGCCCCTGGAGCTGGTCTCGGGTCCCGAGCTGGTCGATCTCCTTCACCGGCACGGGCTGCGCGGAAGGCTGGTCGGCGGCGGGCGCCCGGTGCCGGCCCAGCGGACCGGGCCGGCCGACGAGACCCCCGCCGGGGATCACAATGTGCTGGGCATGGGCTGGTCGGGCCGGGTCGCCCTGGATATCTGCGTACTCGTCTGCCACGGCGGCCGGGTACTGGACGACGACCACTTCGTCTTCTTCAACAACCCCCGGACACCGGACGGCTCGGTCCGCGCGCTGATACCCGTCGCGCCGGACAAGGCCGCCGTCCAGGTCTCCTTCGATGCCCTGCCGGCGCGGGCGGACCGTCTCGTCATCGTCGCCGCGGTCGATCCCGAGACCAATCCCACGGCCGATCTCTCCGGTTTCACCGATGCCGGGATCCGGCTGCTGGACGCCGAGGGGACTCCGCTCGACCGGTTGGGCGTCTCCGACGGCCGCCCCGGTGAGACCGCTCTCGTGCTGGGCTCCTTCCGCCGTCGTGCGAACGGCGACTGGGAGTTCGTCGCCGGGGGCAAGGGTTACGGCGGCGGTCTGGAGGAGCTGATCCAGGAGTACGGCATCGAGGTGGAGTAG
- the eccCb gene encoding type VII secretion protein EccCb: protein MAGRRIALLVATDGYVDPGLNQLRSPARGADELAALLKDEAVGRFDFVRTLTNRPKEEIEREIEALLSHRAPDDLVLLYLACHGIRNDTDRLFFATIGTDLSRPHTTAVRADLIHQLLDECEARTKIVLLDCCYSGLFHRATPMSPGLVDVEAALAGRGTFVITASTALEYAYEGEQLTMDNARPVSRFTAALNEGLGTGLADLDRDGVITPDELYTFVHDVVVNQSGPEQKPTKSGQYEGHVAIAYAARTDPATGLPPRGTKQDQLVLGSLLPPPVDTPDRGFVCDAWEGASKLLVPIGRAPAPAGGDLTCLDLSSRSGNVAVIGRLGSGKTTLLRSLTMALTLTHTPHEAEFYLLEGAVNRLGVLRSMPHVKQLAAAHEHEAVGRVLGALKDAVASRRALFRDLDIDSVEEFRELRAAGRLPHESGSDVFLVVDGWLDFDWEMADFAQEVHRITNAGLNYGVHLIASARRWSDFGPSLLGLLGTRVELPLDDPAESQIDTVLSGGLGVGWGLTHRRRFRVAVPHLEEVADAAEARRSLTETVQRMRERWLGVQPDSAAPPRPEIPFTELYGIGDAARFDASTAWSPRHAQERLRVPIGVGEDGRPVMLDLKEPAQGGMGPHGLCIGATGSGKSELLRTLVLGLAVTHSPRSLNFVLVDFKGGATFAGTDRLPHLSALISGLADDPALVDRMGEALDGELRRRQELLRSAGNYSNITAYEEARAAGAPLAALPSLLVVIDEFSELLAVRPDFLELLVMIGRVGRALGVHLLLASQRLDDGRLRGLDTYLSYRIGLRTFSSAESRRVIGVPDAYHLPPLPGSGYLRYDTDLTRFRAAYVSAPQPSAPALRTTLPAPRPDLPADGVSPRTVVRAYSEDSADSAYSGDSAYSEDSGDSEDSEDSGDYLLTPPEPPGRLPVGWAAPGGPSDGTAPDQAPPGGPALAPDRDSDPGATLPRGVTLPPETAPLPWHPAFGSPPGDAPAEEPELRELPGLPALAAPGSASSGGSGGSGAFADSLLDVLVRRTAGQGPPAHQVWLPPLGDPVALDTLLPQLETTPERGLHPPHYGALGRRKVPAGLVDRPDQQRREPLILDFSGPGGNGLIVGAPQSGKSTLLRTVALSLALTHTPAEVQFYFLDFGGGGLQQLTGLPHTGSVAGRLEPEQVRRTVAEVTGVLAQREEFFRAEGIDSMAAYREGRAHGRWPEHRWGDVFLIVDNWSAFKSQYEELEGAVADLGTRGLAFGVHLLLTAGRYMEVRLALRDSLGTRVELRLSDPTESEISRKAAEHVPIGVPGRGLVAGYHFLAAVPRLDGRPTADSGLTEATAHLVTAVRSQWAGPPAPPVRVLPALLPERSLPTESGRTSGEILLGLDETTLQPFGVDFETDPWLVVFGEGESGKTSLLRLLAHRIAERYTPEQAQLIVVDYRRSLLGELPPEHVMQYVPGLGLQPHVAALADLARRRLPAPDITPDQLRDRSWYTGPDLFLLVDDYDLVATASGNPLLPLLEHLPFARDVGLRLVLCRSSAGASRALYEPLLQYLREQGAPGLMLSGDRSEGAFFGSVPPSRQPPGRGTLSGRRNRSRQVQLAYLPPRSD, encoded by the coding sequence ATGGCGGGGCGCCGGATCGCACTGCTGGTCGCGACTGACGGGTACGTCGACCCCGGGCTCAATCAGCTCAGATCGCCCGCCCGCGGCGCCGACGAGCTCGCGGCCCTGCTGAAGGACGAGGCGGTGGGCCGTTTCGATTTCGTCCGTACTCTCACCAACCGGCCCAAGGAGGAGATCGAGCGCGAGATCGAAGCGCTGTTGAGCCATCGCGCTCCGGACGATCTCGTACTGCTCTATCTCGCCTGCCACGGCATCCGGAACGACACCGACCGGCTGTTCTTCGCGACCATCGGGACGGATCTCAGCCGTCCGCACACGACCGCGGTCCGGGCCGATCTCATCCATCAGCTGCTGGACGAGTGCGAGGCCCGTACCAAAATCGTGCTGCTCGACTGCTGCTACAGCGGGCTGTTCCACCGGGCGACACCGATGTCCCCGGGGCTCGTCGACGTCGAGGCCGCGCTGGCGGGCCGCGGCACCTTCGTGATCACCGCGTCGACGGCGCTGGAGTACGCCTACGAGGGCGAGCAGCTCACGATGGACAACGCCCGGCCGGTGTCCCGTTTCACGGCCGCCCTCAACGAGGGTCTGGGCACCGGCCTCGCCGATCTCGACCGCGACGGTGTCATCACCCCCGACGAGCTGTACACCTTTGTGCACGATGTGGTCGTCAACCAGAGCGGGCCCGAGCAGAAGCCCACCAAGTCCGGCCAGTACGAGGGGCATGTGGCCATCGCCTACGCGGCCCGCACCGACCCGGCCACGGGGCTGCCCCCGCGGGGCACCAAACAGGACCAATTGGTGCTGGGGTCGCTGCTGCCGCCGCCCGTCGACACCCCGGACCGGGGGTTCGTCTGCGATGCCTGGGAAGGCGCGTCGAAGCTGCTGGTGCCGATCGGCCGGGCGCCCGCGCCCGCCGGCGGCGATCTGACCTGCCTCGATCTGTCCAGCCGGAGCGGGAATGTCGCCGTCATCGGCCGGCTCGGCAGCGGAAAGACGACACTGCTGCGGTCCCTGACGATGGCCCTGACGCTGACCCACACCCCGCACGAGGCCGAGTTCTATCTGCTGGAGGGCGCCGTCAACCGGCTCGGGGTGCTCCGGTCGATGCCGCATGTGAAGCAGTTGGCCGCGGCCCACGAGCACGAGGCCGTCGGCCGGGTTCTCGGCGCGCTCAAGGACGCCGTCGCCTCCCGCCGCGCCCTCTTCCGCGATCTCGACATCGACTCCGTCGAGGAGTTCCGGGAGCTGCGGGCCGCGGGCCGGCTCCCGCACGAGAGCGGCAGCGATGTCTTCCTCGTCGTCGACGGCTGGCTCGACTTCGACTGGGAGATGGCCGACTTCGCGCAGGAGGTCCACCGGATCACCAACGCCGGTCTCAACTACGGGGTCCATCTCATCGCCTCGGCCCGCCGCTGGTCCGACTTCGGCCCCAGTCTGCTGGGCCTGCTCGGTACCCGGGTCGAGCTGCCCCTCGACGATCCGGCCGAATCCCAGATCGACACCGTCCTCTCCGGTGGTCTCGGCGTCGGCTGGGGTCTGACGCACCGCCGGCGGTTCCGGGTGGCGGTACCCCATCTGGAGGAGGTCGCCGATGCGGCGGAGGCCCGGCGTTCACTCACCGAGACGGTACAGCGGATGCGGGAGCGCTGGCTGGGCGTACAGCCGGATTCGGCGGCCCCGCCGCGCCCCGAGATCCCCTTCACCGAGCTGTACGGCATCGGCGACGCCGCCCGGTTCGACGCGAGCACCGCCTGGTCGCCGCGCCACGCGCAGGAGCGGCTCCGGGTGCCGATCGGGGTCGGTGAGGACGGCCGGCCCGTCATGCTCGATCTGAAGGAGCCCGCACAGGGCGGGATGGGCCCGCACGGCCTGTGCATCGGCGCTACCGGCTCCGGCAAGTCGGAGCTGCTGCGCACCCTGGTCCTCGGCCTCGCCGTCACCCACTCCCCCAGGTCCCTGAATTTCGTCCTCGTCGACTTCAAGGGCGGCGCGACCTTCGCCGGTACGGACCGGCTGCCGCATCTGTCGGCGCTCATCAGCGGCCTCGCCGACGATCCGGCGCTGGTGGACCGGATGGGCGAGGCCCTCGACGGCGAACTCCGGCGCCGTCAGGAGCTGCTGCGCAGCGCCGGGAACTACAGCAATATCACCGCCTACGAGGAGGCGCGCGCGGCCGGTGCGCCGCTGGCCGCGCTGCCCTCGCTGCTGGTCGTGATCGACGAGTTCTCCGAGCTGCTCGCCGTACGGCCCGACTTCCTCGAACTCCTCGTCATGATCGGCCGGGTCGGCCGCGCCCTCGGGGTGCATCTGCTGCTGGCCTCGCAGCGGCTGGACGACGGGAGGCTGCGCGGTCTGGACACGTACCTCTCGTACCGTATCGGTCTGCGCACCTTCTCCTCGGCGGAGTCCCGGCGGGTGATCGGGGTGCCGGACGCCTACCATCTGCCGCCGCTGCCCGGTTCCGGATATCTGCGGTACGACACCGACCTGACCCGGTTCCGGGCGGCTTACGTCTCCGCGCCCCAGCCGTCCGCCCCGGCTCTCCGGACGACCCTTCCGGCTCCCCGGCCGGACCTCCCGGCCGATGGCGTGTCCCCGAGGACCGTCGTCCGGGCTTACTCGGAGGACTCAGCGGACTCTGCGTACTCAGGGGACTCGGCGTACTCAGAGGACTCAGGGGACTCAGAGGACTCAGAGGACTCGGGGGACTATCTGCTCACTCCGCCGGAGCCGCCCGGCCGGCTGCCGGTGGGGTGGGCGGCACCGGGCGGACCGTCCGACGGTACGGCCCCGGACCAGGCACCGCCCGGGGGCCCGGCCCTCGCACCGGACCGCGATTCCGATCCGGGGGCGACTCTGCCCCGGGGGGTGACGCTGCCTCCGGAGACGGCTCCCCTTCCATGGCATCCGGCGTTCGGCAGCCCGCCGGGGGACGCCCCGGCCGAGGAGCCGGAGCTGCGGGAACTGCCGGGGCTGCCGGCATTGGCGGCCCCGGGAAGCGCTTCGTCCGGCGGGTCCGGCGGGTCCGGCGCCTTCGCCGACAGTCTGCTGGACGTGCTGGTCCGCCGTACCGCCGGGCAGGGGCCGCCCGCGCATCAGGTGTGGCTGCCGCCGCTCGGCGATCCGGTAGCCCTCGACACCCTGCTGCCGCAGCTGGAGACCACTCCGGAGCGCGGTCTGCACCCACCGCACTACGGCGCGCTGGGCCGCCGGAAGGTGCCCGCCGGGCTGGTCGACCGGCCCGACCAGCAGCGCCGTGAGCCACTGATCCTCGACTTCTCGGGCCCCGGGGGGAACGGGCTGATCGTCGGCGCGCCCCAGTCGGGCAAGTCGACCCTGCTGCGGACCGTCGCCCTCTCGCTCGCCCTGACCCACACCCCGGCCGAGGTCCAGTTCTACTTCCTCGACTTCGGCGGCGGCGGGCTCCAGCAGCTCACCGGGCTGCCGCATACGGGCAGCGTCGCCGGACGGCTCGAACCGGAGCAGGTACGGCGCACGGTCGCCGAGGTCACGGGGGTGCTCGCCCAGCGGGAGGAGTTCTTCCGCGCCGAGGGCATCGACTCCATGGCGGCCTACCGCGAGGGCCGGGCGCACGGACGGTGGCCGGAGCACCGCTGGGGCGATGTCTTCCTGATCGTCGACAACTGGTCGGCTTTCAAGAGCCAGTACGAGGAGCTGGAGGGGGCCGTCGCCGACCTCGGCACCCGCGGCCTGGCCTTCGGCGTCCATCTGCTGCTGACGGCCGGGCGGTACATGGAGGTCCGGCTGGCGCTCCGGGACAGCCTCGGCACCCGGGTCGAGCTGCGGCTGTCCGACCCGACGGAGTCGGAGATCTCCCGGAAGGCGGCGGAGCACGTGCCGATCGGGGTCCCCGGGCGCGGTCTGGTCGCCGGATACCACTTCCTGGCCGCCGTACCCCGGCTGGACGGCAGGCCCACCGCCGACAGCGGACTCACCGAGGCGACGGCACACCTCGTCACCGCCGTCCGGTCGCAGTGGGCGGGCCCGCCCGCCCCGCCGGTACGCGTCCTGCCCGCGTTGCTGCCCGAGCGGTCGCTCCCCACCGAGTCCGGCCGCACCAGCGGGGAGATCCTGCTCGGTCTGGACGAGACGACGCTCCAGCCCTTCGGCGTCGACTTCGAGACCGATCCCTGGCTGGTCGTCTTCGGCGAGGGGGAATCCGGCAAGACGTCCCTGCTGCGGCTGCTGGCCCACCGGATCGCCGAACGGTACACCCCCGAACAGGCGCAGCTGATCGTCGTGGACTACCGGCGGTCGCTGCTGGGCGAGCTCCCGCCGGAGCATGTGATGCAGTACGTTCCCGGGCTGGGGCTCCAGCCCCATGTCGCGGCCCTGGCCGATCTCGCCCGGCGGCGGCTGCCGGCCCCCGACATCACCCCGGACCAGCTGCGGGACCGGTCCTGGTACACCGGGCCCGATCTGTTTCTGCTGGTGGACGACTACGACCTCGTCGCGACCGCGTCCGGCAATCCGCTTCTCCCGCTGCTCGAACATCTGCCGTTCGCCCGGGATGTGGGGCTTCGTCTGGTGCTGTGCCGCAGTTCGGCGGGGGCGAGCCGGGCGTTGTACGAGCCGCTGCTCCAGTATCTGCGGGAGCAGGGCGCGCCCGGACTGATGCTCTCGGGCGACCGGTCCGAGGGTGCCTTCTTCGGCTCGGTCCCGCCGTCCCGTCAGCCCCCGGGCCGGGGCACCCTCTCCGGCCGCCGCAACCGCTCCCGGCAGGTCCAGCTCGCCTATCTGCCACCCCGGAGCGACTGA